A single Parabacteroides timonensis DNA region contains:
- a CDS encoding T9SS type A sorting domain-containing protein yields the protein MKKIFTLAVAFMAVACGVQAQVDASVSASIKIDKPIESFDYVAPIQTKADAATFVAGTGTEADPYQIATKEDLQKLAELTSNAENESLENLKGVFFKQTADIVFEEGDKMPVIGAGAYFCGTYDGDGYMIKNFTMTGKKQDSKSQVRALFIYCKGATLKNIHMVGTKVEYDLEGADYSVLIGGLAFQVEEGKMINCTTEGTYTVRAKGEVSSSAIGGLAVSLTNSTVENCRTYGTYLNEVAVKGGEKCFVQIGGIAAEMYNSNIIDCFTGGTMEDKATGNVAELILRTAGMAAFAQSCQIEHVASVGESFTSIADNKQEGGKTTIYTAGLVAVANYESVLSNSWSAVTTLKSENATKPIECAYTAFLFGDSKDENSFYAESAEVIKDEKFFDEINGEFPASAKPWLFRENDYPSLLLLHTVTLPTLTGATTTPGEGVAQIEEGERFRFSLVLEEEYNQSKPVVTVGDKTLEPDANMNYVTEPVTADMVVKIDGIVKNTETANEEINASVQKVYVADGILYIQPEATAQVNVFNMQGQLVKSTLVSSEAQIQLPQGLYIVRLNDQSYKVLISE from the coding sequence ATGAAGAAAATTTTTACTTTGGCAGTAGCCTTTATGGCTGTTGCGTGTGGTGTGCAAGCACAAGTGGATGCGAGTGTATCAGCATCGATCAAGATTGATAAACCGATCGAGTCGTTCGATTATGTCGCACCGATTCAAACCAAAGCGGATGCTGCCACGTTTGTCGCTGGTACGGGTACAGAAGCTGATCCATATCAGATTGCGACAAAGGAAGATTTGCAGAAATTAGCTGAGTTGACTTCAAATGCAGAGAATGAGTCTTTAGAAAACTTGAAAGGGGTATTCTTTAAGCAGACGGCTGATATTGTATTTGAAGAAGGTGATAAAATGCCTGTAATTGGAGCTGGAGCCTATTTTTGCGGGACATATGATGGCGACGGATATATGATCAAGAACTTTACAATGACAGGAAAAAAACAAGATTCTAAAAGTCAAGTTCGAGCTCTTTTTATATATTGCAAAGGTGCAACTCTCAAAAATATACATATGGTCGGCACTAAAGTTGAGTATGATTTGGAAGGTGCCGATTATAGTGTACTGATAGGTGGGCTAGCTTTTCAGGTTGAAGAAGGAAAAATGATCAATTGTACGACAGAAGGTACCTATACGGTGCGTGCTAAAGGGGAAGTAAGTAGTTCTGCCATTGGTGGGTTAGCTGTTAGTTTAACTAATAGTACGGTTGAGAATTGCCGCACGTATGGAACGTATCTGAATGAAGTCGCAGTAAAAGGCGGAGAAAAATGTTTCGTTCAGATCGGAGGTATTGCAGCTGAGATGTATAATTCAAATATTATTGATTGTTTTACCGGTGGTACCATGGAGGATAAAGCTACCGGGAATGTAGCTGAATTGATACTTCGTACAGCAGGAATGGCTGCTTTTGCTCAATCTTGTCAGATTGAGCATGTAGCAAGCGTAGGAGAATCTTTCACATCTATCGCAGACAATAAGCAGGAAGGGGGTAAAACAACTATATATACAGCAGGTCTTGTAGCCGTTGCGAATTATGAAAGCGTGCTGTCAAACTCTTGGAGTGCTGTAACTACACTGAAGAGTGAAAATGCTACAAAACCTATCGAATGTGCTTATACGGCTTTCTTATTTGGAGACTCTAAAGATGAGAATAGTTTCTATGCAGAGAGTGCTGAAGTAATAAAGGATGAGAAGTTCTTTGACGAAATTAATGGTGAATTCCCTGCAAGTGCTAAACCTTGGTTATTTAGAGAAAACGATTATCCATCTCTCTTACTTTTGCATACTGTAACCTTACCTACTTTGACAGGTGCAACAACCACTCCGGGCGAAGGTGTTGCCCAGATTGAAGAAGGCGAACGTTTCCGTTTCTCTTTGGTATTGGAAGAAGAATATAATCAATCCAAACCGGTTGTAACTGTTGGTGATAAAACACTGGAACCGGATGCCAACATGAATTATGTGACAGAACCGGTAACAGCTGATATGGTTGTTAAAATCGATGGCATTGTCAAGAATACGGAAACAGCCAATGAAGAGATCAACGCTTCTGTTCAGAAAGTATATGTAGCAGACGGTATTCTGTATATTCAGCCGGAAGCAACTGCCCAGGTGAACGTATTTAATATGCAAGGCCAGCTGGTGAAATCAACCCTGGTTTCCAGCGAAGCCCAAATACAACTGCCGCAAGGTCTTTACATTGTCCGTTTGAATGACCAGAGCTATAAAGTTCTGATAAGCGAATAA
- a CDS encoding ABC transporter ATP-binding protein, whose protein sequence is MSISIKNLNKVYPNGNHALKDVNLEIPTGMFGLLGPNGAGKSTLMRILVALMEPTSGQVDICGYDLLRQRKEIRGILGYLPQDFRFFAKYKTHEFLDYAARLSGMTNSKQRKQAVDAMLENVGLFDVRERYANKLSGGMKRRLGIAQALIHHPKVIIVDEPTTGLDPEERIRFRNLLSEVSENDVTIILSTHIVGDISSTCNCMALMNKGQVSFYGSPQDMLKQAEGKVWRIKVTSDRLHEVDKKYPVISTIPSGSGWEVQVVADEIIGYEAESYPPNLEHAYVYYMENKLNLWTND, encoded by the coding sequence ATGAGTATATCGATAAAGAACCTTAATAAGGTATATCCGAACGGAAACCATGCATTGAAAGATGTGAATCTGGAGATACCGACAGGAATGTTCGGACTGTTGGGGCCGAATGGTGCCGGAAAGTCTACATTGATGCGTATCCTGGTTGCTTTGATGGAGCCGACTTCCGGTCAAGTGGATATCTGTGGCTATGATCTGCTCAGGCAGCGCAAAGAGATCAGAGGCATATTAGGTTATCTTCCACAGGACTTCCGTTTCTTCGCAAAGTACAAAACACATGAGTTTCTGGATTATGCCGCCCGTCTGTCGGGTATGACTAACAGTAAACAAAGAAAGCAGGCTGTAGATGCTATGCTCGAAAATGTAGGTTTGTTCGATGTACGCGAACGATATGCAAATAAACTATCGGGTGGTATGAAGCGGCGTTTGGGGATTGCCCAGGCATTGATCCATCATCCGAAAGTGATCATTGTGGATGAGCCGACCACCGGACTCGATCCAGAGGAACGTATCCGTTTCCGTAACCTGCTATCGGAAGTAAGTGAGAATGACGTAACGATCATCCTTTCTACCCATATCGTGGGAGACATATCCAGTACTTGTAATTGTATGGCGCTAATGAACAAAGGACAGGTTTCTTTTTACGGTTCGCCGCAGGATATGCTGAAACAGGCAGAAGGAAAAGTCTGGCGTATAAAAGTAACGAGCGACCGACTGCACGAGGTAGATAAGAAATACCCCGTAATTTCGACTATTCCTTCCGGCTCCGGTTGGGAAGTGCAGGTTGTGGCTGATGAGATCATAGGATATGAAGCTGAATCGTATCCTCCCAATCTGGAACATGCTTATGTGTATTATATGGAGAATAAATTGAACCTCTGGACTAACGATTAA
- a CDS encoding golvesin C-terminal-like domain-containing protein, whose translation MSFINNIQSVAKYESKILIRSWFFKVFTILAILILGFFDFAMLIMEDSGGFWLVKAIPANLPYLNLLLLNTGQAVICIFLSSEFLKRDKKLDTSEVFYVRPLSNAEYVIGKIWGNLRVFLILNLIIMGIALLFNFMTSGMAVDWMAYILYFLLISIPTLVFIIGLSIFLMLVLKNQALTFIILLGYIGLTIFYISDKFYYLFDYMAYSLPLVKSTIVGFTNWETVLNHRAIYFFAGLAFIFFTIFLFRRLPNSSRSNYPWLFLSFCMLSISGAAGYKHVHSILVESDMRALYTAINNKYVHTPKMIIDRYDISFEQLPETFFSEVTMKGTVLEPASVFTFCLNPGLQVQEITREGKKLDFERDNQILLVDFGEKIVPSDTVTFSVKYGGRINSRFCYLDIPAEVLQQEYKNFLFNIDKQYVFQTPDYVLFTPETYWYPRPGTAYSDLSSDWQQTYFSKFGLQIKPLPGLVPLSQGESVKAEDGNYSFAAEYPAQTVSLIIGKYKQQTLESDSTLYSIWHIEGNDYYTATFDSIRDTIPSFIHNIRENLERTYKLSYPFKRFSVVEVPVQFSTYPRAWSQAQEAVQPEMVLFPEKGCVFGQLDVDRAWRNQLKWSKRGGREITEEEAKIRALNNFLWIFTRMEGNYNFSSSGRGNYNISSQANPYFLFPQLYNFRYNIFSPEWPIANTAIELYLQKKSDNSGWERDINGISNNEKASLLMEKQTFKELLTDVEYRDLLNNIIGLKTYRLFAVPEINIGVDAFRDSLYTLLERNTFRNIQFENLLDTLGQVSHADIRSGFSEWERPTPLPYYSAERFEVTKVVNRGEENFVLKVQISNNSDYEGIVHLEIQGVQRGGQNPDPRANRKIVLEPHQTKLLVSVWENAPRYVTVNTMISGNLPSVISQQIGNIKEERRRDVDIEGDFIISGSSRENTDEIIVDNEDDSLFVLSEPDVVGLLPKWLDKVEDTSFKYSGVSDWRPPLQWTATTNNNYYGKYIRSAYVIKSGNGSQTATWKVPIPAEGQYDLYYYVSKSNELRYNDRVEGEYHFKVRQGEEPEDAYINLRRSNEGWEQLGVYYFTADTAYITLTNECKLKSVAADAVKLVKR comes from the coding sequence ATGTCGTTTATCAACAATATACAATCGGTAGCAAAATACGAAAGTAAAATTCTGATCCGGAGCTGGTTCTTTAAAGTGTTTACCATACTGGCCATTCTGATACTCGGATTTTTTGATTTTGCCATGCTGATCATGGAAGACTCCGGTGGTTTTTGGCTGGTGAAGGCAATACCGGCCAATCTCCCTTACCTGAACCTGCTCTTATTAAATACCGGCCAAGCGGTGATCTGTATATTTCTTTCTTCGGAATTCCTGAAGAGGGATAAGAAACTCGATACTTCGGAGGTGTTCTATGTCCGTCCGTTAAGCAATGCCGAATACGTGATCGGTAAGATATGGGGAAACCTGCGTGTTTTTCTGATTCTTAACCTGATCATCATGGGAATAGCTTTGCTGTTTAACTTTATGACTTCAGGAATGGCGGTAGACTGGATGGCGTATATTCTTTATTTCTTGTTGATAAGTATTCCGACGTTGGTCTTTATCATAGGGCTATCCATTTTCCTGATGCTGGTATTGAAGAATCAGGCACTTACCTTTATTATCCTGTTGGGATATATCGGCCTGACAATCTTTTATATTAGTGATAAATTCTATTACTTATTCGATTATATGGCTTACAGCCTGCCGTTAGTAAAATCGACGATCGTCGGTTTCACCAATTGGGAGACAGTATTGAACCATCGGGCGATCTATTTTTTTGCCGGCCTGGCCTTTATCTTCTTTACAATCTTTTTGTTCAGACGTCTGCCTAATTCTTCACGCAGCAATTATCCGTGGTTGTTTCTTTCTTTTTGTATGCTGTCGATCAGTGGAGCTGCCGGCTATAAACATGTACATTCCATATTGGTGGAGAGCGATATGCGTGCATTGTATACCGCTATCAATAATAAATATGTGCATACCCCTAAAATGATTATAGACCGGTATGATATTTCATTTGAGCAACTACCCGAAACATTCTTTTCGGAAGTGACGATGAAAGGAACGGTATTGGAACCTGCTTCTGTCTTTACTTTTTGTCTGAATCCGGGTTTGCAAGTGCAGGAAATAACACGGGAAGGAAAGAAACTGGATTTTGAGCGGGATAACCAGATCCTGTTAGTCGATTTCGGAGAAAAGATCGTTCCTTCCGATACGGTTACTTTCTCTGTAAAATATGGTGGAAGAATAAACAGCCGGTTTTGCTATCTGGATATTCCGGCCGAGGTATTACAACAGGAATATAAGAATTTCCTGTTCAATATAGATAAACAGTATGTGTTCCAGACACCGGATTATGTATTGTTTACTCCCGAAACATATTGGTATCCTCGTCCCGGTACGGCTTACAGTGATCTTAGTTCTGATTGGCAACAGACTTATTTCAGTAAGTTCGGATTGCAGATAAAACCGCTTCCCGGCTTGGTTCCTTTATCGCAGGGAGAAAGTGTGAAAGCGGAAGACGGTAACTATTCTTTTGCCGCGGAATATCCGGCACAGACGGTTTCGTTGATTATCGGTAAATATAAACAACAAACCCTGGAGTCTGACAGTACCTTATATAGTATCTGGCATATTGAAGGGAATGATTATTATACGGCTACTTTTGATTCGATTCGCGATACGATCCCTTCTTTTATTCATAATATCAGGGAGAATCTGGAGCGTACTTACAAACTCTCTTATCCGTTCAAACGTTTTTCTGTTGTAGAGGTTCCCGTGCAGTTTTCTACCTATCCCCGTGCTTGGTCGCAGGCCCAGGAGGCTGTACAGCCGGAAATGGTTCTTTTTCCGGAAAAAGGTTGTGTATTCGGGCAGTTGGATGTCGATAGGGCCTGGAGGAACCAGCTTAAATGGTCAAAAAGGGGAGGTCGTGAAATTACCGAAGAAGAAGCAAAGATACGGGCATTGAATAATTTTCTTTGGATATTTACCCGGATGGAAGGGAATTATAACTTCTCATCCAGTGGTCGTGGAAATTATAATATCTCGTCACAAGCAAACCCCTATTTCCTGTTTCCACAGTTATATAATTTCCGGTATAATATATTTTCTCCTGAATGGCCGATAGCGAATACGGCTATTGAACTGTACTTGCAAAAGAAGTCGGATAACTCGGGTTGGGAACGCGATATCAATGGCATCAGTAATAATGAGAAGGCAAGCCTGCTGATGGAGAAACAGACTTTTAAAGAACTTCTTACGGATGTGGAATATCGTGACCTATTGAATAATATCATTGGTCTGAAGACATACCGATTGTTTGCCGTGCCCGAAATCAATATCGGGGTGGATGCTTTTAGGGATTCTCTTTATACATTACTGGAACGGAATACTTTCCGGAATATCCAGTTCGAAAACTTATTGGATACGCTGGGGCAGGTGAGCCATGCAGATATTCGCTCAGGATTTTCCGAGTGGGAACGTCCTACGCCTCTTCCTTATTATAGTGCTGAACGGTTTGAGGTAACTAAAGTAGTAAATAGAGGGGAGGAGAATTTTGTGTTGAAAGTACAGATAAGTAATAATTCGGATTATGAAGGTATCGTACATCTGGAAATACAGGGGGTACAACGAGGCGGTCAGAATCCGGATCCGCGTGCTAACCGTAAAATCGTATTGGAACCGCATCAGACGAAATTGCTGGTATCCGTATGGGAGAATGCTCCGCGGTATGTAACGGTCAACACTATGATCTCCGGGAACTTGCCGAGTGTGATCAGTCAGCAGATAGGAAATATAAAAGAAGAAAGAAGACGCGATGTGGATATCGAAGGTGATTTTATCATTTCCGGTTCTTCACGTGAAAATACAGATGAAATCATTGTCGATAACGAGGATGATTCTCTATTCGTCCTATCTGAACCGGATGTAGTGGGATTACTTCCTAAATGGTTGGATAAAGTGGAAGATACCTCCTTTAAATATTCCGGTGTTTCCGACTGGCGTCCGCCGTTGCAATGGACGGCTACAACCAATAACAACTATTACGGTAAATACATCCGCTCTGCTTATGTGATAAAAAGCGGTAATGGAAGTCAGACAGCTACCTGGAAAGTCCCTATACCTGCTGAAGGACAATATGATCTCTATTATTATGTGAGCAAAAGCAATGAATTGCGATATAATGACCGGGTAGAAGGTGAATATCATTTCAAGGTAAGACAGGGAGAGGAACCGGAAGATGCCTATATCAATCTGAGGAGATCCAATGAAGGCTGGGAGCAGCTGGGTGTTTATTATTTCACGGCCGATACGGCTTATATCACCCTGACAAACGAGTGTAAACTAAAAAGTGTAGCGGCGGATGCCGTTAAACTGGTCAAACGATAA
- the rbr gene encoding rubrerythrin, with protein sequence MEKSIKGTRTEQNLLKSFAGESQARSRYTFFASVAKKEGYEQIAGVFMETAEQEKEHAKRFFKFLEGGMVEITASYPAGVIGTTMENLAEAAAGENEEWAELYPAFADIAEEEGFKQIAVAFRMIAKVEAEHERRYRKLLANLTEGKVFEKDEAIFWQCRNCGFVIEAKKAPMKCPACEHPQAFFEPMKQNY encoded by the coding sequence ATGGAAAAAAGTATTAAAGGTACACGTACAGAACAGAATCTGTTGAAATCATTTGCCGGAGAATCTCAGGCAAGAAGTCGTTACACATTTTTTGCAAGCGTAGCTAAAAAAGAAGGCTACGAACAGATTGCAGGTGTATTCATGGAAACAGCTGAACAGGAAAAAGAACATGCAAAGCGTTTCTTTAAATTCCTGGAAGGTGGCATGGTTGAGATCACAGCTTCTTATCCTGCCGGTGTAATCGGCACAACAATGGAAAACCTGGCAGAAGCTGCTGCCGGCGAAAACGAAGAGTGGGCTGAACTATATCCTGCATTTGCCGATATCGCAGAAGAAGAAGGTTTCAAACAAATCGCTGTTGCTTTCAGAATGATTGCAAAGGTTGAAGCTGAACACGAAAGACGTTATCGTAAGTTGTTGGCAAACCTGACTGAAGGTAAAGTATTTGAAAAAGACGAAGCTATCTTCTGGCAGTGTCGCAACTGTGGTTTCGTGATCGAAGCAAAGAAAGCTCCGATGAAGTGTCCGGCATGCGAACACCCGCAGGCATTCTTCGAGCCGATGAAGCAAAATTATTAA
- a CDS encoding DNA-binding domain-containing protein produces MAEKIILTADLYDNAVTEKKGDYTAKAAITGTLRNEQIADRIVAKRTEYRKETIVNILDLADQEKVEAIAENKSVIDGVGQYLLNILGAFDGEKAPFDPAKHKLSATFIPSKKLRDRLSDVQVQTRPAITGPVINSITDSTTGELNGLLTSGSAAVINGSNIKVAGDAENVGVFLVPTGGDPLKCPLLIHNNPSQLTVMLPTLTDGEYTLSITTQSGAGNKLVKDPRTYTFPVLLYVGEKPGGDDEDDRPVIE; encoded by the coding sequence ATGGCTGAAAAGATCATTCTAACCGCCGACCTCTACGACAACGCCGTCACAGAGAAAAAAGGAGACTACACTGCAAAAGCCGCCATTACAGGGACTTTACGTAATGAACAAATCGCTGACCGCATCGTGGCCAAACGAACCGAGTATCGCAAGGAAACCATCGTTAACATCCTTGACCTGGCCGATCAGGAAAAGGTAGAAGCTATCGCCGAAAACAAAAGCGTTATCGATGGCGTAGGACAGTATTTGTTGAACATCCTGGGAGCTTTCGACGGAGAAAAGGCTCCGTTCGATCCCGCAAAACATAAACTTTCAGCCACTTTCATCCCCAGTAAAAAACTGCGTGACAGATTGTCTGACGTACAGGTACAGACACGACCGGCTATCACCGGTCCGGTTATCAATTCGATTACGGATTCTACGACCGGCGAATTAAACGGACTATTGACTTCAGGCAGCGCTGCTGTGATTAATGGCTCGAATATCAAGGTAGCAGGAGATGCTGAAAATGTAGGCGTATTCCTGGTTCCGACCGGCGGCGATCCGCTGAAATGCCCGTTGCTTATTCATAACAATCCTTCGCAACTGACCGTTATGCTTCCGACATTGACCGACGGAGAGTATACATTAAGTATTACCACCCAGTCCGGTGCAGGTAATAAACTGGTCAAAGATCCGCGAACTTATACATTCCCTGTTTTACTGTATGTAGGTGAAAAACCAGGTGGAGACGATGAGGATGATCGTCCGGTAATCGAATAA
- a CDS encoding UPF0158 family protein yields MGYTIKSREELINEIAESLEGYSEGMKWSIDLTAQEVVPICDRSVVGEDCMPKDGHLMMDIDQISSRESFQIMEDFITECTSTEEARFLHFALKQRHPFSTFKNALYELNIEGNWFGYSMKALKEKARKWMIDNHVDFKDGKIIYKSDKVYTYRKEGKE; encoded by the coding sequence ATGGGCTATACGATTAAATCAAGAGAAGAACTTATAAATGAAATAGCAGAATCCCTGGAAGGCTATTCAGAAGGTATGAAATGGAGCATCGATCTGACCGCACAGGAGGTGGTCCCCATCTGTGACCGCAGTGTAGTAGGTGAAGATTGTATGCCTAAAGACGGACATCTGATGATGGACATTGACCAGATTTCTTCGCGGGAAAGTTTTCAGATCATGGAAGACTTCATCACAGAATGTACCAGTACCGAAGAAGCACGTTTCCTTCATTTTGCCCTGAAACAACGACATCCGTTTTCTACCTTTAAAAATGCACTCTACGAACTGAATATTGAGGGCAATTGGTTCGGATATAGTATGAAGGCACTTAAAGAAAAAGCAAGAAAATGGATGATAGATAACCACGTCGACTTCAAAGACGGAAAGATCATATATAAAAGCGACAAGGTTTATACCTACCGGAAAGAAGGCAAAGAATAA
- a CDS encoding SulP family inorganic anion transporter: MKSKIDFQPKLISALKNYSKEKFMSDLMAGIIVGIVALPLAIAFGIASGVSPEKGLITAIIGGFIVSFLGGSSVQIGGPTGAFIVIVYGIIQNFGIEGLAIATVIAGIILVIMGALKLGTVIKFIPYPIVVGFTSGIALTIFTTQMKDLFGLTMEKVPADFISKWIAYFEHFHTINPWSFVIGIISIVIIAVSPRFSKKIPGSLIAIIVMTVIVYIMRNQLGITGIETIGDRFTINASLPQPEAISFNMETINLLLPSAFTIAMLGAIESLLSATVADGVTGDKHNSNTELIAQGAANIIVPIFGGIPVTGAIARTMTNINNGGRTPVAGIIHAIVLLLILLFLGPLTKHIPMACLAGVLIIVSYNMSEWRTFRSLMKNPKSDVSVLLVTFFLTVIFDLTIAIEIGLLIAMFLFMHRVAETTRVSVTKDEINLSDDGEIRHDEEVLFLPKGVEVYEIDGPFFFGIANKFDDVMKIIGDKPKVRIIRMRKVPFMDSTGLHNLESLFRLSKAENIHMILSGVNDDVRRVLIKSGFDQKIGAYNICSNINEAVKKAEEVVASKPAEEKE; the protein is encoded by the coding sequence ATGAAAAGCAAAATTGATTTTCAGCCCAAACTTATATCGGCGCTGAAAAATTACTCCAAAGAAAAATTCATGAGCGATCTGATGGCAGGGATCATTGTGGGTATTGTTGCCCTTCCACTGGCCATTGCTTTCGGTATTGCTTCAGGGGTTAGTCCGGAAAAAGGATTGATCACAGCTATTATCGGTGGATTTATCGTATCTTTTCTGGGAGGAAGTTCCGTACAGATCGGTGGTCCAACCGGAGCTTTCATCGTTATCGTATACGGAATTATACAAAATTTCGGTATCGAAGGATTGGCTATAGCTACGGTGATTGCCGGAATTATATTGGTAATAATGGGAGCTTTAAAACTGGGGACAGTTATCAAATTTATACCTTATCCGATTGTTGTCGGCTTTACCAGCGGTATTGCGTTGACCATTTTCACAACACAGATGAAGGATCTGTTCGGGCTGACAATGGAAAAGGTTCCGGCCGATTTCATATCGAAATGGATTGCTTACTTCGAACATTTCCATACGATCAATCCCTGGTCGTTCGTGATTGGAATTATCAGCATTGTTATAATTGCCGTCTCACCCAGGTTTTCCAAGAAAATCCCGGGTTCATTGATTGCCATTATTGTGATGACAGTCATTGTCTATATCATGAGAAATCAGCTAGGTATAACAGGCATAGAAACGATCGGCGACCGTTTTACCATTAATGCTTCCCTCCCGCAACCGGAAGCCATTTCTTTCAATATGGAAACAATCAACCTATTGCTTCCCTCAGCATTTACCATTGCCATGCTGGGTGCGATAGAGTCGCTTCTTTCTGCCACAGTGGCCGATGGTGTGACCGGGGATAAACATAATTCAAATACTGAACTAATTGCACAAGGAGCTGCCAATATTATCGTTCCTATTTTCGGAGGTATCCCAGTAACCGGAGCTATCGCCCGTACAATGACCAATATCAATAACGGTGGTCGTACGCCGGTAGCCGGTATAATCCATGCTATTGTACTGTTGTTGATCTTACTGTTTCTGGGACCATTGACCAAACATATCCCAATGGCTTGCCTGGCAGGTGTATTGATTATCGTATCTTATAACATGAGCGAATGGCGCACGTTCCGTTCATTGATGAAGAACCCGAAAAGCGATGTTTCCGTACTACTGGTTACTTTTTTCCTAACCGTTATCTTCGACTTGACCATTGCCATCGAGATCGGTTTATTGATCGCCATGTTCCTGTTTATGCATCGTGTAGCAGAAACAACTCGCGTTTCAGTAACCAAAGACGAAATCAACCTGTCCGATGACGGGGAGATACGCCATGATGAAGAAGTATTGTTTTTGCCGAAGGGAGTTGAAGTTTATGAAATCGACGGTCCGTTCTTCTTCGGTATAGCGAACAAATTTGATGATGTGATGAAAATCATCGGCGATAAACCTAAAGTACGTATCATTCGTATGCGTAAAGTCCCGTTCATGGATTCGACTGGTCTGCATAACCTGGAAAGTTTGTTCCGTTTATCGAAAGCCGAAAATATACACATGATCCTTTCAGGAGTAAACGATGATGTACGTCGCGTATTGATCAAATCCGGCTTCGATCAAAAGATCGGTGCATATAATATATGTTCAAACATAAACGAGGCGGTGAAGAAGGCAGAAGAGGTTGTGGCATCAAAACCTGCTGAAGAGAAAGAATAA
- a CDS encoding tyrosine-type recombinase/integrase — protein MTTFFFTYADTLVKRKRKAEHFSTADLYRASSNWLRQFWGDDRLSFDDITPGLIDRFRDWLQSLGHLKTNSINSYLSSFRAIFHRAVREGLAPSNCLSPFAHLNLRQGETAKRALRRETIEEIVQMDLSDNHELEEAKDFALFSFLACGLPFVDLAHLTADNIIAGELVYNRCKTGTLVRVCITPGMQRLLDKYMQPDSRYLFPVLSEDSNGEQQYEAYKKALHHYNCCLKEIGQRLVIPIHLTSYVFRHTWATEALRNDIPIAVISQALGHTSERTTRLYLKALDQSRLNAANEIIIKGLDSLVGVRA, from the coding sequence ATGACAACCTTTTTCTTCACTTATGCCGACACTTTGGTGAAGCGTAAACGTAAGGCGGAGCATTTTTCGACTGCCGACCTCTACCGCGCTTCCTCCAACTGGCTCCGGCAGTTCTGGGGTGACGATCGCCTGTCGTTTGACGATATCACTCCCGGCTTGATCGATCGCTTCCGTGACTGGCTTCAGTCATTGGGACATCTGAAAACAAATTCGATAAACAGCTATCTGAGTAGCTTTCGTGCCATCTTTCATAGGGCTGTGCGCGAAGGGTTGGCACCGTCGAACTGCCTTTCGCCTTTTGCACACCTCAACCTCCGGCAAGGAGAAACGGCCAAACGTGCCCTTCGTAGGGAAACAATCGAAGAGATTGTGCAGATGGATTTGTCGGATAACCATGAGCTGGAGGAGGCAAAAGACTTTGCCCTTTTCTCCTTTCTAGCTTGCGGATTGCCTTTTGTCGACCTGGCGCATTTGACAGCCGACAATATTATCGCCGGTGAATTAGTCTATAACCGCTGTAAGACCGGTACCCTGGTACGTGTCTGCATCACCCCCGGCATGCAACGACTGCTCGATAAATACATGCAACCCGATAGCCGTTATCTCTTCCCCGTTCTGTCCGAAGATAGTAACGGGGAACAACAATATGAAGCCTATAAGAAAGCCCTTCATCATTACAACTGTTGTTTGAAAGAAATCGGTCAACGTCTGGTCATCCCTATCCATCTAACTTCGTATGTTTTCCGTCACACCTGGGCGACAGAGGCATTGCGTAACGACATTCCGATAGCTGTTATCAGCCAGGCCCTCGGTCATACGTCGGAAAGGACAACACGCCTCTATCTGAAAGCACTCGACCAGTCGAGGCTCAATGCTGCCAACGAAATTATTATAAAAGGATTGGATAGCCTGGTAGGGGTGAGGGCGTAA